The following are from one region of the Planctomycetota bacterium genome:
- a CDS encoding sialate O-acetylesterase, whose amino-acid sequence MNRLAYLLAALASGLAGVSAAERADADPRPQLPRPDAKAPDVTKPVKVFILMGQSNMVGMGELGPETTKGTLAYLTRKEGKYPWLVDEAGNWTVRTDVYYYDARVKKGSPLSPTSNNGKTIGPELGFGYVMGYVLDEPVLVLKSCIGNRSLGWDLLPPGSERYEFEGKVYAGYKDRPPFWDMDKEKGTATEPPAWTDRKTGKAIDWYAGKQYDTDVADAKDVLKNLAKCWPDYRGQGYEVAGFVFWQGHKDTGSAAHASRYEQNLVRFIQCLRKDFDAPDAKFVLATGCGNPGRTGLGLQIAEAQLAIADAKKHPEFAGNVKAVDSRDLWREADVSPKNQGYHYNRNAETYLEVGLRLGWAMADLLRNKKE is encoded by the coding sequence GTGAACAGGCTCGCATACCTCCTCGCCGCGCTGGCGTCCGGCCTCGCAGGCGTCTCGGCGGCCGAGAGGGCCGACGCCGACCCCAGGCCCCAATTGCCCAGGCCCGACGCCAAGGCGCCCGACGTTACGAAGCCGGTCAAGGTGTTCATCCTGATGGGGCAGTCCAACATGGTCGGCATGGGGGAGCTGGGGCCGGAGACCACCAAGGGCACCCTCGCCTACCTCACCAGGAAGGAGGGCAAGTACCCGTGGCTGGTGGACGAGGCGGGCAACTGGACGGTTCGCACGGACGTCTACTACTACGACGCCCGCGTGAAGAAGGGCAGCCCTCTGAGCCCGACCTCGAACAATGGAAAGACGATCGGGCCGGAACTGGGTTTCGGTTACGTCATGGGTTACGTCCTCGATGAGCCCGTGCTCGTCCTCAAGTCGTGCATCGGCAACCGCAGCCTGGGCTGGGACCTCTTGCCGCCCGGCAGCGAGCGGTACGAGTTCGAGGGCAAGGTGTACGCGGGCTACAAGGATCGGCCGCCCTTCTGGGACATGGACAAGGAGAAGGGCACGGCGACAGAGCCTCCCGCGTGGACCGACAGGAAGACCGGGAAGGCCATAGACTGGTATGCCGGCAAGCAGTACGACACCGACGTGGCCGACGCGAAGGATGTGTTGAAGAACCTCGCCAAGTGCTGGCCCGACTACCGGGGCCAGGGCTACGAGGTCGCCGGCTTCGTCTTCTGGCAGGGCCACAAGGACACGGGCAGTGCGGCTCACGCCAGCCGTTACGAACAGAACCTCGTGCGGTTCATCCAGTGCCTTCGGAAGGATTTCGACGCCCCCGACGCCAAGTTCGTGCTGGCCACGGGGTGCGGGAACCCCGGACGCACGGGTCTTGGGCTCCAGATCGCCGAGGCGCAGCTCGCCATCGCCGACGCGAAGAAGCACCCCGAGTTCGCCGGCAACGTGAAGGCCGTAGATTCACGCGACCTGTGGCGGGAGGCGGACGTGTCGCCGAAGAACCAAGGCTACCACTACAACCGCAACGCCGAGACCTACCTGGAAGTCGGCCTCCGCCTCGGCTGGGCCATGGCGGATCTGCTGAGGAACAAGAAGGAATGA
- a CDS encoding amidohydrolase family protein yields MRIVDCHVHMTGPTDTAEALAQMDALGVERILLISETERVSLQKTRENLLAARKVFDGAPDRIGGLAWLNPTIPGIAGLAEEAVTELGFTGIKIIPDHWYAYEERLEPFWERLHALKARVLFHTGILYGYDDGSRFCRPLWLEKLLHYPNIRFAMAHISWPWCEEALAVMGRMRAAAGYDKTRWQSYIDTTRGTPPHIRKAALANALEFCGVERVMFGTDGCLPGRLAGQKWHIETDLAILDELGYTQAHKQRYFAGTADELFPPRS; encoded by the coding sequence ATGCGAATCGTTGACTGCCACGTCCACATGACCGGCCCCACCGACACCGCCGAGGCGCTCGCCCAGATGGACGCCTTGGGCGTCGAGCGCATCCTGCTCATCTCCGAGACCGAGCGCGTCTCCCTCCAGAAGACGCGCGAGAATCTCCTCGCGGCCAGGAAGGTCTTCGACGGCGCGCCCGACCGCATCGGCGGCCTGGCCTGGCTCAACCCCACCATCCCCGGCATCGCCGGCCTCGCCGAGGAGGCCGTCACCGAGCTCGGCTTCACCGGCATCAAGATCATCCCCGACCACTGGTACGCCTACGAAGAGCGCCTCGAGCCCTTCTGGGAGCGCCTGCACGCCCTCAAGGCCCGCGTCCTCTTCCACACCGGCATCCTCTACGGCTACGACGACGGCTCGCGCTTCTGCCGCCCGCTCTGGCTCGAAAAGCTCCTCCACTACCCCAACATCCGCTTCGCCATGGCCCACATCTCCTGGCCCTGGTGCGAGGAGGCCCTGGCCGTCATGGGCAGGATGCGCGCGGCGGCGGGCTACGACAAGACCCGCTGGCAGAGCTACATAGACACCACCCGCGGCACCCCGCCCCACATCCGCAAGGCCGCCCTCGCCAACGCCCTCGAGTTCTGCGGCGTCGAGCGCGTCATGTTCGGCACCGACGGCTGCCTCCCCGGCCGCCTCGCCGGCCAGAAGTGGCACATCGAAACCGACCTGGCCATCCTCGACGAACTCGGCTACACCCAGGCCCACAAGCAGCGCTACTTCGCCGGCACCGCCGACGAGCTCTTCCCCCCCAGGAGTTGA
- a CDS encoding oligopeptide transporter, OPT family, with translation MHEPDLPEITVKAVVLGVLLSMVLGAANAYLGLLAGMTVSASIPAAVISMAVLRGFRRASILENNIVQTAASAGESLAAGVIFTLPALLILGAWAEFDYWQTTLIAGLGGLLGTLFTIPLRRALVVEAKLAFPEGVATAAVLRVGAKAGGGLGPLVFGAGLGALFKLGETGLHLWTGSVEAATRAGRSVFCFAASLAPALVGVGYIVGFNIAVLVFLGGAANWFVAIPIAAAAQGAGPEPEPSALAWTLWKTQTRYIGVGAMIVGGLWAIVRLWPSLVRGIRSGLAAYRHARDGGSTPRTERDAPMPWVGIALVASVVPLFALFRHLAGSTAVAAFLAVVMLLAGFLFSAVASYMAGLVGSSNNPISGVTIATILTTALLLLALGVGGAAGPAAAILVGAVVCCAAAIGGDVLQDLKTGQLVGATPWKQQVMEAVGVAAAALVLAPILSLLLAAYGIGEPTATHPSPLRAPQATLMASVARGVFARDLPWGMVAIGAAAAVVVAALDTVLERRGSRFRTPVLAVAVGIYLPLELGVAIFAGGLIAWMSERTLRRRRARPAAEPHGVLLAAGLITGEALLGILLAIPIVLNAGQNPLAVGPAGGPLRWPAVVLFHVVLIALFRVATRPPRMEVPHANR, from the coding sequence ATGCACGAGCCTGACCTCCCCGAGATCACTGTGAAGGCGGTGGTGCTGGGCGTGCTGCTCTCGATGGTGCTGGGGGCGGCCAACGCCTATCTCGGCCTGCTGGCGGGGATGACCGTGTCGGCCTCCATCCCCGCGGCCGTCATCTCGATGGCCGTGCTGCGCGGCTTCCGCCGCGCGAGCATCCTGGAGAACAACATCGTGCAGACGGCCGCCTCGGCGGGCGAGTCGCTCGCGGCCGGCGTGATCTTCACGCTGCCCGCGCTGCTGATCCTGGGCGCCTGGGCGGAGTTCGACTACTGGCAGACGACCCTCATCGCCGGCCTCGGCGGCCTGCTCGGCACGCTGTTCACGATTCCGCTGCGGCGGGCGCTCGTCGTCGAGGCCAAGCTGGCCTTCCCCGAGGGCGTGGCCACGGCGGCCGTGCTCCGCGTGGGCGCGAAGGCGGGCGGCGGCCTCGGCCCCCTCGTCTTCGGCGCGGGGCTGGGCGCGCTCTTCAAGCTCGGCGAGACGGGGCTTCACCTCTGGACCGGCTCGGTCGAGGCCGCGACGCGGGCGGGGCGCTCCGTCTTCTGCTTCGCCGCGAGCCTCGCGCCCGCGCTGGTGGGCGTCGGCTACATCGTGGGGTTCAACATCGCCGTGCTCGTCTTCCTGGGCGGCGCGGCCAACTGGTTCGTCGCCATCCCCATCGCCGCCGCGGCGCAGGGAGCCGGGCCGGAGCCCGAGCCGTCGGCGCTGGCCTGGACCCTGTGGAAGACGCAGACCCGCTACATCGGCGTGGGCGCGATGATCGTGGGCGGGCTGTGGGCCATCGTGCGGCTGTGGCCGAGCCTCGTGCGCGGCATCCGCTCGGGCCTGGCCGCCTATCGCCACGCGCGCGACGGCGGCTCGACGCCCCGCACCGAGCGCGACGCGCCGATGCCGTGGGTGGGCATCGCCCTCGTGGCATCCGTCGTGCCCCTCTTCGCGCTGTTCCGCCACCTGGCGGGCAGCACGGCGGTCGCGGCCTTCCTCGCCGTCGTGATGCTCCTCGCCGGGTTCCTGTTCTCCGCCGTGGCGTCGTACATGGCCGGGCTGGTCGGCTCGTCGAACAACCCCATCTCGGGCGTCACGATCGCCACGATTCTCACGACCGCCCTGCTGCTCCTCGCCCTCGGCGTAGGCGGCGCGGCGGGGCCGGCGGCCGCGATTCTCGTCGGGGCCGTGGTCTGCTGCGCCGCGGCCATCGGCGGCGACGTGCTCCAGGACCTCAAGACCGGCCAGCTCGTGGGCGCCACGCCCTGGAAGCAGCAGGTGATGGAGGCCGTGGGCGTGGCGGCCGCGGCCCTGGTGCTCGCGCCCATCCTCTCGCTGCTCCTCGCCGCCTACGGCATCGGCGAGCCGACGGCCACGCACCCGAGCCCGCTTCGCGCCCCGCAAGCCACGCTCATGGCCTCGGTGGCCCGCGGCGTCTTCGCGCGCGACCTGCCGTGGGGCATGGTCGCCATCGGCGCGGCGGCCGCGGTCGTGGTGGCCGCGCTCGATACCGTGCTCGAGCGCCGCGGCAGCCGCTTCCGCACGCCCGTGCTCGCCGTGGCCGTGGGCATCTACCTGCCGCTCGAACTCGGCGTGGCCATCTTCGCCGGCGGCCTCATCGCCTGGATGAGCGAACGGACGCTCCGCCGCCGCCGCGCCCGGCCCGCCGCCGAGCCGCACGGCGTGCTCCTGGCCGCCGGCCTCATCACCGGCGAGGCCCTCCTCGGCATCCTCCTCGCCATCCCCATCGTGCTCAACGCCGGCCAGAACCCCCTCGCCGTCGGCCCCGCAGGCGGGCCGCTCCGATGGCCCGCCGTCGTGCTCTTCCACGTCGTGCTCATCGCGCTCTTCCGCGTCGCCACCCGCCCCCCGCGAATGGAGGTGCCCCATGCGAATCGTTGA